A part of Rhopalosiphum maidis isolate BTI-1 chromosome 3, ASM367621v3, whole genome shotgun sequence genomic DNA contains:
- the LOC113556212 gene encoding neural cell adhesion molecule 1-like isoform X2 translates to MTIGTTTSTAVATAATPRRRRASGFARTTAFMLVAAVVLADVIRVCECRTLRDDHYRLQRIRREEKSTDYLSDGAGSDEDEDESQDGSADAVGNSLPVIQTSGLVVETIEGTTVNLPCKVINGSADDYAVMWINGTKSIMTDSYPITTDPRVKHGTQSETSAGFQEHTLIIEQVTRMDTGSYTCRITSTPPVEITHTLRVTHPAKVLSVQAVGQPGSLTTGGAKKLTVKQGDPVQLVCSVAGFPEPTVQWTKKAKYHQQSQQSTMPSSDHDQKIPDSAPSTPSTMVVSKTNEVRIESVVAYRDAGYYECSAHNSITTGSATASVSGGTNPTHVGIEVEVEFSPEIVVPRLVVNTGETYVAQMACSVQAYPKVKVTWEKEILNENGPQTSIPVVTDGPNSRYEVSRQSSTNHPIQGSVNSTAMPVGPTFILKVKQVQGPQDFGRYRCRAENRVGVAYSDYITLTGSPARPQSSYVHVKDKAPELAWIVDSWSPLVEYQLQYRRQQDLPASWVDVKPQPKVVESSTGGNAGDERRYAVSYLFGGDSQPQQQQQQAGGTTTVPIVLRRGTTYVARLRALNVHGWSDWSTDVVFTEASVAGTSGASGLQQYYSSALVTSILLAITTVVATTASVC, encoded by the exons GTGAATGTCGTACCCTACGAGATGACCACTATCGGCTGCAGCGAATTCGCCGAGAAGAAAAAAGCACGGATTATTTATCCGACGGTGCCGGTAGTGATGAGGATGAGGATGAAAGTCAAGATGGATCAGCCGACGCTGTTGGTAACTCATTGCCCGTCATACAGACTTCGGGGCTTGTAGTAGAAACTATCGAAGGCACAACGGTGAATCTCCCTTGCAAGGTTATAAATGGTTCTG CGGACGACTACGCGGTAATGTGGATCAATGGCACTAAGAGTATAATGACGGACTCTTATCCCATAACTACAGACCCTAGGGTCAAACATGGAACACAGTCAGAGACATCTGCAGGATTCCAGGAACACACACTGATCATTGAACAAGTAACGCGGATGGATACTGGATCCTACACATGCAGGATAACATCAACACCCCCCGTTGAGATAACCCATACCCTGCGTGTCACAC aCCCAGCCAAAGTCTTGTCAGTGCAAGCAGTGGGACAACCAGGGTCTTTGACTACTGGAGGTGCTAAAAAATTGACCGTAAAACAAGGTGATCCAGTGCAACTGGTATGCAGCGTGGCAGGGTTCCCGGAGCCTACGGTGCAATGGACCAAAAAG GCTAAATACCACCAGCAATCGCAACAATCGACTATGCCGTCTTCGGATCATGATCAAAAGATCCCAGATTCTGCACCATCGACTCCCTCAACAATGGTTGTTTCGAAAACGAATGAAGTCCGTATCGAGTCCGTCGTCGCGTATCGCGATGCAGGTTACTACGAGTGCTCGGCGCACAACAGCATCACCACAGGATCTGCCACCGCCTCTGTGTCGGGAGGGACCAACCCAACACATGTGGGAATAGAAGTGGAAGTCGAGT TTTCGCCAGAAATTGTTGTACCCCGACTCGTTGTCAACACCGGAGAAACGTACGTCGCTCAGATGGCGTGTTCCGTGCAAGCATACCCCAAGGTAAAAGTCACGTGGGAAAAGGAAATACTGAACGAGAACGGACCGCAAACGTCAATACCCGTAGTCACCGATGGCCCTAACAGCCGGTACGAAGTGTCCAGGCAATCGAGCACCAACCACCCAATACAGGGCTCAGTGAACTCAACAGCGATGCCGGTCGGACCCACTTTTATACTAAAAGTGAAACAGGTGCAAGGACCGCAAGACTTTGGTCGGTACCGGTGTCGGGCCGAAAATCGTGTTGGTGTTGCTTATTCGGATTACATAACTTTAACCG gTTCACCGGCTCGACCACAATCGTCGTACGTGCACGTCAAAGACAAGGCGCCCGAACTGGCGTGGATCGTGGACAGTTGGTCACCACTGGTTGAGTACCAGTTGCAGTACAGGCGACAACAG GATTTGCCGGCTTCTTGGGTGGATGTCAAGCCACAGCCAAAGGTAGTCGAATCGTCTACTGGCGGCAACGCAGGCGACGAGCGCCGTTACGCAGTGTCCTATTTGTTCGGCGGCGACAGCCAGCCacaacaacagcaacagcaggCCGGAGGTACCACGACCGTACCGATTGTTTTGCGAAGGGGCACCACGTATGTGGCCCGTCTCAGGGCTCTTAACGTTCACGGCTGGTCTGACTGGTCGACGGATGTCGTGTTTACCG AAGCTTCCGTCGCAGGCACTAGCGGTGCATCGGGTCTGCAGCAATACTACAGCTCTGCCTTGGTCACCTCCATCCTGTTGGCCATCACCACAGTGGTCGCCACCACGGCTTCCGTCTGTTAG
- the LOC113556212 gene encoding neural cell adhesion molecule 1-like isoform X1 has product MTIGTTTSTAVATAATPRRRRASGFARTTAFMLVAAVVLADVIRVCECRTLRDDHYRLQRIRREEKSTDYLSDGAGSDEDEDESQDGSADAVGNSLPVIQTSGLVVETIEGTTVNLPCKVINGSADDYAVMWINGTKSIMTDSYPITTDPRVKHGTQSETSAGFQEHTLIIEQVTRMDTGSYTCRITSTPPVEITHTLRVTHPAKVLSVQAVGQPGSLTTGGAKKLTVKQGDPVQLVCSVAGFPEPTVQWTKKAKYHQQSQQSTMPSSDHDQKIPDSAPSTPSTMVVSKTNEVRIESVVAYRDAGYYECSAHNSITTGSATASVSGGTNPTHVGIEVEVEFSPEIVVPRLVVNTGETYVAQMACSVQAYPKVKVTWEKEILNENGPQTSIPVVTDGPNSRYEVSRQSSTNHPIQGSVNSTAMPVGPTFILKVKQVQGPQDFGRYRCRAENRVGVAYSDYITLTGSPARPQSSYVHVKDKAPELAWIVDSWSPLVEYQLQYRRQQDLPASWVDVKPQPKVVESSTGGNAGDERRYAVSYLFGGDSQPQQQQQQAGGTTTVPIVLRRGTTYVARLRALNVHGWSDWSTDVVFTGGMDDDQEANEITQYDGRQHNDNISKASVAGTSGASGLQQYYSSALVTSILLAITTVVATTASVC; this is encoded by the exons GTGAATGTCGTACCCTACGAGATGACCACTATCGGCTGCAGCGAATTCGCCGAGAAGAAAAAAGCACGGATTATTTATCCGACGGTGCCGGTAGTGATGAGGATGAGGATGAAAGTCAAGATGGATCAGCCGACGCTGTTGGTAACTCATTGCCCGTCATACAGACTTCGGGGCTTGTAGTAGAAACTATCGAAGGCACAACGGTGAATCTCCCTTGCAAGGTTATAAATGGTTCTG CGGACGACTACGCGGTAATGTGGATCAATGGCACTAAGAGTATAATGACGGACTCTTATCCCATAACTACAGACCCTAGGGTCAAACATGGAACACAGTCAGAGACATCTGCAGGATTCCAGGAACACACACTGATCATTGAACAAGTAACGCGGATGGATACTGGATCCTACACATGCAGGATAACATCAACACCCCCCGTTGAGATAACCCATACCCTGCGTGTCACAC aCCCAGCCAAAGTCTTGTCAGTGCAAGCAGTGGGACAACCAGGGTCTTTGACTACTGGAGGTGCTAAAAAATTGACCGTAAAACAAGGTGATCCAGTGCAACTGGTATGCAGCGTGGCAGGGTTCCCGGAGCCTACGGTGCAATGGACCAAAAAG GCTAAATACCACCAGCAATCGCAACAATCGACTATGCCGTCTTCGGATCATGATCAAAAGATCCCAGATTCTGCACCATCGACTCCCTCAACAATGGTTGTTTCGAAAACGAATGAAGTCCGTATCGAGTCCGTCGTCGCGTATCGCGATGCAGGTTACTACGAGTGCTCGGCGCACAACAGCATCACCACAGGATCTGCCACCGCCTCTGTGTCGGGAGGGACCAACCCAACACATGTGGGAATAGAAGTGGAAGTCGAGT TTTCGCCAGAAATTGTTGTACCCCGACTCGTTGTCAACACCGGAGAAACGTACGTCGCTCAGATGGCGTGTTCCGTGCAAGCATACCCCAAGGTAAAAGTCACGTGGGAAAAGGAAATACTGAACGAGAACGGACCGCAAACGTCAATACCCGTAGTCACCGATGGCCCTAACAGCCGGTACGAAGTGTCCAGGCAATCGAGCACCAACCACCCAATACAGGGCTCAGTGAACTCAACAGCGATGCCGGTCGGACCCACTTTTATACTAAAAGTGAAACAGGTGCAAGGACCGCAAGACTTTGGTCGGTACCGGTGTCGGGCCGAAAATCGTGTTGGTGTTGCTTATTCGGATTACATAACTTTAACCG gTTCACCGGCTCGACCACAATCGTCGTACGTGCACGTCAAAGACAAGGCGCCCGAACTGGCGTGGATCGTGGACAGTTGGTCACCACTGGTTGAGTACCAGTTGCAGTACAGGCGACAACAG GATTTGCCGGCTTCTTGGGTGGATGTCAAGCCACAGCCAAAGGTAGTCGAATCGTCTACTGGCGGCAACGCAGGCGACGAGCGCCGTTACGCAGTGTCCTATTTGTTCGGCGGCGACAGCCAGCCacaacaacagcaacagcaggCCGGAGGTACCACGACCGTACCGATTGTTTTGCGAAGGGGCACCACGTATGTGGCCCGTCTCAGGGCTCTTAACGTTCACGGCTGGTCTGACTGGTCGACGGATGTCGTGTTTACCG GTGGAATGGACGATGACCAAGAGGCCAACGAGATTACTCAGTACGACGGACGTCAACATAACGACAATATTTCGA AAGCTTCCGTCGCAGGCACTAGCGGTGCATCGGGTCTGCAGCAATACTACAGCTCTGCCTTGGTCACCTCCATCCTGTTGGCCATCACCACAGTGGTCGCCACCACGGCTTCCGTCTGTTAG
- the LOC113558812 gene encoding bicaudal D-related protein homolog, whose amino-acid sequence MAAAVATTTPPTADNRCVGGGEPTAVTMRHQTTVPLPSSDIPALTSSGRRRRRLRGNGSNPQVSRSSTSSCSSSPVSSSDDDEDDGDVGGGGTDSMEAEFGGRGVVGVKPAPVAAKRLKDLQQHLVDLDDLELLDRHLAVDGVPGDSPHDLADDGGVGGATGMVAEELRQKNKDLVLAARLGKALLAKNDELSLMNERLAEEYGDKLEEIEQDRHRLRRQLAQSKAECEQRCHELQADLRDLQAVLDSRERQLREADKQKRAVVRELTDQNGRLQSHIRELSQAEQELRHKCRLLEDAQQPQHGSGKWTGIGGVGSPTSITNGGSTTDYGSLTPDDYRSLDVLRDEIDMKAAEKQRLQKRMAELRADRDRLAELLELKDRQLAECRAEANHYEHRSAMLAKQLDDALSGDWRGRGGKCASCSSHASGAATASRANGVGGTESQPMSLLAELEQAEAANTQTAARPQPPPMVDVDLTTDHQPNDHANDFGADAERLVTRLCDALERRAGHADAVSPELSASTRYRLLKLMGCSGGGDGSAAGGVKSTDAVDLAELVRNRDGRVAELTCELSVRDAELQAAREERDLAVRDKMDAMRIKCVRCGDAGSGEPADATSESNTDEKDASLIPELLRKAWEQRDGAVRRKNAVQVQLARTRVDVLQANGQLMEAIGQKVELSQQLEQWQMDMQALLDEQMRRKLLAPPAHSSAGGAPELGGGNQQKCSGTGGFPSMSASSLGSLGSSGLMNSLLMIAGGGGNANR is encoded by the exons ATGGCCGCAGCCGTGGCCACCACCACTCCGCCGACGGCCGACAATCGGTGCGTCGGCGGCGGTGAACCGACGGCCGTGACCATGCGACATCAGACGACCGTCCCGCTGCCGTCCAGCGACATTCCGGCCCTGACGTCTTCGGGCAGGCGGCGCCGGCGGTTAAGAGGAAACGGCTCGAATCCACAGGTGTCTCGGAGCTCGACTAGCAGCTGCTCGTCGTCGCCGGTGTCGTCATCGGACGACGACGAGGACGACGGAGACGTCGGCGGCGGTGGCACGGACAGTATGGAGGCCGAGTTTGGCGGACGCGGCGTGGTCGGCGTAAAGCCCGCGCCGGTGGCCGCCAAGCGGCTCAAGGACCTGCAACAACACCTGGTCGATCTGGACGACTTGGAACTGCTGGACCGGCATCTGGCCGTCGACGGCGTGCCCGGTGACTCGCCGCACGATTTGGCGGACGACGGCGGTGTCGGCGGCGCCACCGGCATGGTGGCCGAAGAGCTCAGGCAGAAGAACAAGGACCTGGTGCTGGCCGCCCGTCTGGGCAAAGCCCTGTTGGCCAAAAACGACGAACTGTCACTGATGAACGAGCGGCTGGCCGAAGAGTACGGCGACAAGCTGGAG GAGATCGAACAGGACCGCCACCGGTTGCGCAGGCAGTTGGCACAGTCTAAGGCCGAGTGCGAGCAACGGTGCCATGAGCTGCAGGCCGATCTCAGGGACCTGCAGGCCGTGCTCGACAGCCGGGAACGTCAGCTGCGCGAGGCGGACAAACAGAAACGAGCTGTGGTCCGAGAGCTCACGGATCAAAATGGCAGGTTGCAGTCGCACATCAGAGAG CTTTCCCAGGCGGAACAAGAGCTTCGGCACAAGTGTCGTCTTCTGGAAGACGCACAGCAACCACAACATGGAAGCGGCAAATGGACAGGGATCGGAGGAGTCGGATCGCCTACGTCCATTACCAACGGCGGTTCCACTACCGATTACGGGTCGCTTACGCCCGATGACTACCGTAGCCTGGACGTGTTGCGTGATGAG ATCGATATGAAAGCGGCCGAGAAACAACGATTACAAAAGAGGATGGCTGAGTTGCGAGCCGACCGCGATCGGTTGGCCGAACTTCTCGAACTCAAAGATCGCCAGTTAGCTGAGTGCAGGGCTGAAGCGAACCATTACGAGCATAGG TCAGCCATGTTAGCCAAGCAATTGGACGACGCGCTCTCGGGGGATTGGAGAGGACGAGGCGGGAAGTGCGCTTCGTGTAGCAGTCACGCCAGCGGTGCGGCGACGGCGTCCCGGGCGAATGGCGTCGGCGGGACTGAGTCGCAGCCCATGTCGCTGTTGGCCGAGTTGGAACAAGCCGAGGCGGCCAACACGCAGACGGCCGCTCGTCCACAGCCACCGCCGATGGTCGACGTGGACCTGACGACAGATCACCAGCCCAACGACCACGCCAACGACTTCGGGGCGGACGCCGAACGGTTGGTGACCCGCCTATGCGATGCGCTCGAGCGTCGGGCCGGCCACGCGGACGCGGTGTCGCCGGAGTTGTCGGCCAGCACCAGGTACCGGCTGCTGAAGCTGATGGGCTGTAGCGGCGGTGGTGACGGAAGTGCGGCTGGCGGAGTCAAGTCCACGGACGCTGTTGACCTGGCCGAGCTGGTTCGCAACCGGGACGGTCGGGTGGCCGAGCTTACGTGCGAG TTGTCCGTGAGAGACGCGGAACTGCAGGCGGCCCGCGAGGAACGTGATCTGGCGGTGAGAGACAAAATGGACGCGATGCGGATTAAGTGCGTCCGGTGCGGTGATGCGGGCAGCGGAGAGCCCGCCGACGCCACTTCCGAATCCAACACCGACGAGAAGGACGCGTCATTGATCCCGGAACTGCTGAGGAAAGCTTGGGAACAGCGGGACGGAGCGGTGAGGCGGAAAAACGCAGTGCAAGTGCAGCTAGCCCGGACCCGAGTGGACGTGCTGCAAGCCAACGGTCAACTGATGGAGGCCATCGGACAGAAGGTGGAGCTCAGTCAACAATTAGAACAGTGGCAG ATGGACATGCAAGCTCTACTCGATGAGCAAATGCGCAGGAAATTGCTTGCTCCACCGGCGCATTCTTCAGCCGGAGGTGCGCCCGAATTGGGTGGCGGAAACCAGCAAAAGTGTTCCGGCACCGGAGGGTTCCCATCGATGTCGGCTTCGAGCTTGGGAAGTCTCGGGTCGTCGGGACTGATGAACTCGTTGTTGATGATCGCCGGCGGCGGAGGAAATGCAAACAGATGA